The following are from one region of the Oceanispirochaeta sp. genome:
- a CDS encoding response regulator transcription factor, translating to MIQKNVIVTSKDALIGSVLVDIVEKEHIGSISSYCTDGIETLRSIERCCPQLLILDLYLPRMNGLSLLKEIAKHHSCLYTLAYCRNLNRMLAVKAVKQGVTGLADYSYSRDLFRLTLERVSRGVKSYPDEVNALLDERGYEIFPQKFTKITTRQSQILEHLALGKSNQEISYELNIHVKTVDKHKSAIKEKFGLVTSAELVHFALRHGIIEKEEGLCM from the coding sequence GTGATACAGAAGAACGTTATAGTCACCAGTAAGGACGCCTTGATCGGGTCAGTTCTGGTCGATATCGTTGAAAAGGAGCACATCGGCTCGATATCCTCCTACTGCACGGATGGAATAGAGACCCTCAGATCCATAGAACGCTGTTGCCCTCAACTCCTTATCCTGGACCTTTATCTTCCCCGGATGAATGGTCTGAGCCTCCTCAAAGAAATTGCAAAACATCACAGCTGTCTCTATACCCTGGCCTACTGCCGTAATCTGAACCGGATGCTGGCGGTCAAGGCCGTGAAACAAGGTGTCACAGGGCTGGCCGACTATTCCTATAGCCGGGATCTTTTTCGTCTGACCCTGGAAAGAGTCTCCCGGGGAGTCAAATCCTATCCTGATGAAGTCAATGCGCTCCTGGATGAACGGGGCTACGAAATATTCCCCCAGAAATTTACAAAGATCACCACACGACAGTCCCAGATCCTGGAACATCTGGCCCTGGGGAAGAGCAATCAGGAGATCAGCTATGAACTGAATATCCACGTCAAAACCGTTGATAAACACAAGTCAGCGATCAAAGAGAAATTCGGTCTTGTTACCTCAGCCGAGCTGGTTCACTTTGCCCTCCGCCATGGAATTATAGAAAAGGAGGAAGGTCTATGTATGTGA
- a CDS encoding peptidase, with protein MYVKCAALEKTEQVCDLKSLGELLKKGNLLTSKGEARQEIRVYMGGAFFKGLTGGEEEVFPWVFSTFDLDRDDERIDPMGWDLKNYQKNPVILWAHDSRIPAIGFSKETQVRDRVLGGNIVFNPKEMDPFGWGIGQRVAARVIRAGSVGFLIQKIEITEESGEPSLIFRNQELLEFSICNIPSNPQALNRDFPPPEYLQTLPEETHNSFWKGIIKQSGGQNR; from the coding sequence ATGTATGTGAAATGTGCGGCTCTTGAGAAGACAGAGCAGGTATGCGACCTCAAGAGCCTGGGAGAGCTGCTCAAGAAGGGAAATCTTCTCACATCCAAGGGAGAAGCCCGGCAGGAGATCCGGGTCTATATGGGAGGGGCCTTCTTCAAGGGCCTGACGGGGGGAGAAGAAGAGGTCTTTCCCTGGGTGTTCAGCACCTTTGACCTGGACCGGGATGACGAGAGGATCGACCCCATGGGTTGGGACCTGAAAAATTACCAGAAGAATCCTGTGATCCTCTGGGCCCATGACAGCCGGATCCCCGCCATCGGTTTTTCAAAAGAGACCCAGGTTAGAGACCGGGTCTTAGGAGGAAACATTGTTTTCAATCCAAAGGAGATGGACCCCTTTGGTTGGGGGATAGGCCAGAGGGTGGCCGCCCGGGTGATCCGCGCCGGGAGCGTGGGATTTCTGATCCAGAAGATAGAGATCACAGAAGAGAGCGGAGAACCCTCCTTGATCTTCCGAAACCAGGAACTCCTGGAGTTCTCTATCTGCAACATCCCCAGCAACCCCCAGGCCCTGAACCGGGATTTCCCACCACCCGAATATTTACAGACACTGCCGGAGGAAACTCACAATTCCTTCTGGAAGGGAATAATCAAACAGTCAGGAGGACAGAACAGATGA